The genomic region GGCAGGTGAGATGGAGGTGGTGGTCTGGAAGAGATAGTTGCCAGTATCATCCGAGGGGAGGCAAATGACATTGGTCAATCAAGAGGGATAACATGTGTATTCCTCTTCTGATACCTTGTTAGGAGGAATAACATGTGTATTCCATGGGGCTCTAGGCCAGTATACAGCACATATGGAGGCGTTCTTTAAGGATACCTAAACAGGTACACTACATATCGAACCTGCGAAACATCATCATTGACTGTGATTCTAGATACATGTAACATTCCGCTCTACATGAAGTAAGTTTTATCATTCTCGCTATAGTATTATTTTGTACTGTCTTTGTTCACAAAATTTGATAGCATACAGTGACAGATATGAATTAGTCTAGGAAGATCAAAACAAAGAGAACTTGCTTCCTCACCTAGAAGGCGGCTCAGCATATGTAGATTTGTCTTCGAACACATCTGCAATCATTTCACCACCACCTGCAAAGAAACTATTATTTTAAGATAAACATAAATATATTTCTCTTAAATAGGAAGGCTCTGTTTCAACAAGAGGACCTAACTAACTAATTTATCCTCTGAAGTAGAGAACATTGCTTCTGCCTTGCAGTATCTTACCTAAGAAAGGCTCCATAGATGACAAGATCTCAAATTTTCCATGCAAGAATCCGACGCCTGTAGGGCCACACATCTGAGAAGTTTAGCCCATAACTTGTAAAGGTCATTTTGCTGTTCTGGGATGACTATGAATTTGTTGCAAGCAGATAATTAATAACACAAACCTTATGCGAGGATGCAACAAGAAAATCTGCACCAAGCTTCTGAACATCAACTGGCATATGAGGAACACTTTGACAAGCATCTACAAGAACTTTAGCTCCAACTTTGTTTGCACATGATACGACCTCCTCAATAGGAAGCATTGAACCTGGCAATGATGAAGGAATATAATATAGTCGTTCTCAGTAATTATTCTCTCTAAGACAGAAATAACATGAATAAAGTTAGAATGACAGGATCCAACCATTGAACATTTGCCATAAAACTACCCTTTGTCATAATTCGTAACTCGTCATCATGAGATAATGGAAATAAATGAGTGAAGTCAGATGCTACAATTACCATGCTCACCTACAGTAAAACAACAAAGTGCAGAGGTGTATGCAGCTAATTGAGTTGCATTCTGTTATTTACTATGACATGTTTTGACTCTAATTTCTACTCTACCACTTCCGCACAATAGATATCCATCTTTGCGCCACGCTTTGACACATACATCCATGGCTTGCATTAGCTCTAATATCCTTAAATTAAGAAAGGCATCTCATTTACACTTGCCACATAATGGTATACATGTAGGGGGGGATTTATAGTTCCCATGAACCTTAAATAAATAAATATTTGAAAAGGAAAAACCTTCTTACCCAGGACGTTTGAAACATGATGGACAACAACAATCTTTGTCTTGCTTGACAGAAGCCCTTTTAACTGCTCCATGTCTGGAACCTCTTCTTTAGTCAGCCCAACATACTTTAGGACAGCACCAGTTTTTTGGGATACAAATTGCCAAGGAACAATCGCACTATGATGCTCTGCAACTGTAAGAATAATCTGCTCGGCAAAAACAGCAGACGAATTACTATCAATAAGTGTACAACGAATTGCATATTTTTATGAATCATTATAAAAATCAATGTTTGGTGAAATTTTTATAAGATAAATTTAACAATTTTATCTAGAACAACGGCAGGTTATGGATCACTATATGAAGAGTTAGCAATTAATAGGCTAGAAAGAGATGAGGAAAATAATAATATGGGGTGCATAAATACAtgaagagagaattccttatttaacaccgtCTTAAAATTTGTTGCCTTATTCGACACTGAAAAACTTTTTCTTCCTTATTTAACAccgagtctaaattttatgccctttATGACACAATCGTCCATTTTGAGCCTTAATGGTGTTAAATGACACAAGAAAAGACCTATTTGCCCCTCATGTGATATGTGATCAAAAATTTACGTGTATGTGTGTATTCGGCTGACTCGTTTTGTGCCTCGGTCCCAACCTTGACGGTGTTGTAGCCAAGTGCTTTCCGGCGTACAGGCGTATGAGGCTAGCTCGAATTTTTTTCCAAGCTAATGGGTTCCGCCGAGACGTAGATGGTAATGTGCACATACACACCAAGAAACAAGCAAGTAGACAGGTGGGTCGATTCTAGTTGGACGTGTACTCCTATACATACTGGACGAAGCTAGCGATATTATCATGGCGACAACACAAACACACGAGATGGTTGATGACATGGTCGTGTCGGTCCTGTTTATTTTCTTTTGTTCAATATACCAACTCTATTAACTTACTGATTTGTTGTATACTACTACCGATTGTGTACAGGCACTAACTATTTTCACACAAAAAAATGTACAAGCACTGACACAATATTAACCACATCCAGACAGAGTCGCATGATGAAGCTAAACTACCACATAACAATTTTAATCACAAATCACATTGGGGGCAAATAGGTCTTTTCAGGTGCCGTTAAGGCTTAAAATGGATAAAAGTGTCGTAAAGGGCATAAAATTTAGGCACgatgtcaaatagggaagaaaaagtTTTTGGTGTCAAATAGGGAAACAACATTTAAAAGAGTGTCATATAAGGAATTTTCTCATACATGAAAAAGGTCAAACAGTGTTTGAAGAACAGTATTCATGATATGCATCAAAGTAGAAGCATAAAAAGAAGTTATGACTGGCAGGTAGAGCACGAAGTATCAGCTGGGGAAGATGGAGGATTCACCTCATCTCCTTGTTTTAAGTTAGATAGGCCCCATGAATAAGCTACTAAATTGATAGCTTCTGTAGCATTACGAGTAAAAATAATCTCTCTACTATCAGCCGCATTGACGAAATTTGCAACTTTCCTTCTTGCACTCTCATATGCATCAGTAGCCTTTGCGCTGATGATGGTGAAGAAAAAATGTCAGTAGGAGGAAAACATATGTATACATATGCACATAGCTCGCAAACACAAAGCATATGATAACCTACTTGATTGAGTGATACAAAACTAGCAGCCTAGCAATACCATACTATGAAGCAAATCGACTGCTTATCTTTCTATGCATGCAGTTGATCATCGTATATCGCAAAACTCGACACCTATAGCATCATCGTCCAACACAAGAAAATTATGTGAGCACTACCATACCTCACAAAACAGACAAGTCATATACGGGGAAATCACAGAAGAAATTGTGCAAGGCGAAAAGTGAAATGTAATCATGTAAAATAGTTTTGTGCTGTAGGAGGTGTTCTGTGGTGATTCACATCCATATTCCTCGTAGGAGAGTAAAAGGGTAATCTTCTGTTTCTCGAAAAAAGGGTTTTCTCCTGCAGAGCTCAACGCCTCTAGGGGTCTAGAGCCAGATATTACATCAGGGCCACAGCCTTGCTTTACTCACACTTAGAAATAGAGAATATGCATCCAAATTCCTGGTACTAGTGGGTATTTTACACTTACAACACCAATTAAGACATAAAGGACAAATCAAAAAATTACCTGAGAGCATGAATGCCACGGTGAACATTCGAATTATAAAATCGGTAGTAGTCGTCTAAGGCTTTCATCACATGAGAGGGTTTCTGTGATGTTGCACCATTGTCGAAGTAAACTAATTTGTTACCATCAAATTCCTGCAAGTTCCGATGATCATAAATGATATAAAAACCACCTCACTCGAATGCCAAAAGTGTACACATAACATACTGTAAGGTTAAAGTTTGCGAAATAGTAATAACGAAAGAATCCAACATGTAAACCAAAAATAATTTTGCAGTTACTGAATCCACATTGAATAAAACAACTTTGTCCTGGAGGGCTCTACAAACGGATCTTTTACACGCATGACCGAAACAAAAGAAAGCTGAGTGAAACTTATATCAGCTTATCCGCAGTGGTAACTGCACCAGACACGGTGATATGCTAAAAGCCATATCTCtcttttatgaacattttttccgATAAAGGGCGGTTTTATTAACTCATAAcgtagcatcaagaggatacataTCATGATGAgcaacacccggcctctgcataactcggatgcacacagccaaactcAAACAGTCTGAAAGAAGATAAAAAGTTGACATATCGGCACCAGTAGAGTCAAATAGGACCgtcactatgcctatgtcgaaggagGTGATGGGCTGATacggagattatgctgccacccatgttgggaaaaaaccTCCATGGCCACTCGCTCCAATTGCGTACACACCACCTTAGAACAGTAGTTGGAACTCCGTACCGTGAAGCATAGACCCTCTTATGAACGAATGGAAATATTTTTAGGCAGCAGCAAAAGCAGGACTACATACATGTTGTAATCAGGAGTAACTAGACGCGCCGCAATAAAAAACGATCCGATAATTTATTGGGAACAAACATAATTAGATGCGCGACTGTAAATACTATTTCACTAATCAAATTCAAAATTGGACTGGAATGGCACGAACAACCAAACAACGAGACGAGCCGGGGATGGGCAGGGGAGACCTGGTCGAGGATGGGGAAGTCTACGCGGGTGAGGTCCCCGAGCGAGGAGGCCGGCTCCGCCTCCCGCGAAGGCGCGGCCACGGCCGCCGTCGCACAGCGGCCCCGCCGCGGAGAAAACGTGACCACAGCGCCGCCGCCGATAGTTCCGGGATAGCTGCGGTTCCTGACGGAAGAGGGGAAGTACCGGagcgacgccaccgccgccgccgccgcggtcgcCATGCGCGCCGTCTCTGTGGGTTGGATTAGCCAAAGCTTCGCGGTGTGTTTCCGTTCCTGCCACGTGAGGCCCACCCGTCAGCGTCGAAGTGTGTTTAACCGGTCAGGGTGCGGGACCCGTACGGTGGTCTCACATTAGAGCGGCAGAGAGAGTAACACTGAATGGTGGAGCGGCGCCGCCTGCATGTAGCAactgctgccgtcgccgccgccgcccgccgccgcggacCTCCACGTTCGACAATAGCGCCTTCCTCTACGACGCCAGGGAGGTGTTCCATGCCAGGTGACCAGTTATTATACCATGCTGAGGCTAGGGGCTGTCCGTGGTGTAGGGCAGTAGCACGGCACCTGTTCGATCGAATGCGTGGTCGAGTTGCTGTGTTCGATCAAACAGTTTGCTGGATAGGTTCTGTTCCTAG from Triticum aestivum cultivar Chinese Spring chromosome 4A, IWGSC CS RefSeq v2.1, whole genome shotgun sequence harbors:
- the LOC123086452 gene encoding cysteine desulfurase 1, chloroplastic; protein product: MEHLPGVVEEGAIVERGGPRRRAAAATAAVATCRRRRSTIQCYSLCRSNERKHTAKLWLIQPTETARMATAAAAAVASLRYFPSSVRNRSYPGTIGGGAVVTFSPRRGRCATAAVAAPSREAEPASSLGDLTRVDFPILDQEFDGNKLVYFDNGATSQKPSHVMKALDDYYRFYNSNVHRGIHALSAKATDAYESARRKVANFVNAADSREIIFTRNATEAINLVAYSWGLSNLKQGDEIILTVAEHHSAIVPWQFVSQKTGAVLKYVGLTKEEVPDMEQLKGLLSSKTKIVVVHHVSNVLGSMLPIEEVVSCANKVGAKVLVDACQSVPHMPVDVQKLGADFLVASSHKMCGPTGVGFLHGKFEILSSMEPFLGGGEMIADVFEDKSTYAEPPSRFEAGTPAIGEAIGLGVAIDYLSHFGMQTIHEYEKELGSYLYESLLSVPNVRIYGPAPSASDHRAPLCSFNVENVHPTDIAEILDLQHGIAIRSGHHCAQILHRTLGINASARASLHFYNTKEEVDAFIHGLKATIDFLTSHH